One genomic region from Terriglobus aquaticus encodes:
- a CDS encoding cytochrome P450 gives MSTAPDIRTELDIRTDPRDPRYPAGPRLFSRLLTRQLFGTSRRQNPAEFMQSVARDFGDLTHYNIAGRHFYQVNHPDLIADFFTTDAPHHHRNLVMQRSRDVLGHGLLTSEEPLHMRQRRLAQPAFLRSRIASYADVIASYTNAQMRRWSNGSTLDLHREMLELALRIVGKCLFDLDEINDLHAMESAVSSFMYFMPLSFVPFSRLVQASPLPAMRRLRAGQRYLDELIYGVIAERRRDPRDRGDLLSMLLQATDAEEGAATNAAISMNDTQLRDECVTIILAGHETTANALSFALHLLAQHADVQQRLRDEALAVLGPDRPVTADDYPKLKYATQVFAETMRLYPPVWVTARMCAEPYQIAGFTIPKGAALNAPQYALHRDPRWWTDPDRFDPDRFTDGAKQGRPRYAYFPFGGGSRQCIAEGLAWMEGTLLLAMLARQFRFTPEPGAPENIPISPSITLRPTHGVRLSVDRT, from the coding sequence GTGAGCACCGCGCCCGACATTCGCACCGAGCTTGACATACGAACCGACCCGCGCGATCCGCGTTACCCGGCAGGGCCGCGGCTCTTCTCGCGTCTGCTCACACGGCAACTCTTCGGCACCTCGCGCCGCCAGAACCCGGCCGAGTTCATGCAGTCCGTCGCGCGCGACTTTGGCGACCTGACGCATTACAACATCGCCGGTCGCCACTTCTACCAGGTGAACCACCCCGACCTGATCGCGGACTTCTTCACCACCGACGCTCCGCACCACCACCGCAACCTGGTCATGCAGCGCAGCCGCGACGTGCTGGGCCACGGTCTGCTGACCAGCGAAGAGCCATTGCACATGCGCCAGCGCCGCCTTGCGCAGCCCGCGTTCCTACGCAGCCGCATTGCAAGCTACGCCGACGTGATCGCCAGCTACACCAACGCGCAGATGCGCCGCTGGTCCAACGGCAGCACGCTCGACCTGCATCGCGAGATGCTCGAGCTCGCCCTGCGCATCGTCGGCAAATGCCTATTCGACCTGGACGAGATTAACGACCTGCACGCTATGGAGTCGGCCGTTTCCAGCTTCATGTACTTCATGCCGCTCAGCTTTGTGCCATTCTCACGGCTGGTGCAGGCGTCGCCGCTGCCCGCCATGCGCAGGCTGCGGGCAGGGCAGCGGTACCTGGATGAACTCATCTACGGCGTCATCGCCGAGCGCCGCCGCGACCCGCGTGACCGCGGAGACCTGCTCAGCATGCTGCTGCAGGCCACCGACGCCGAAGAGGGCGCGGCCACCAACGCAGCGATCAGCATGAACGACACGCAGCTTCGCGATGAGTGCGTCACCATCATCCTCGCCGGGCACGAGACCACCGCCAACGCCCTCAGCTTTGCCCTGCACCTGCTCGCGCAACACGCCGACGTGCAGCAGCGCCTGCGCGACGAAGCCCTCGCCGTGCTAGGCCCCGACCGCCCCGTCACTGCTGACGACTACCCCAAGCTCAAGTACGCGACGCAGGTCTTCGCGGAGACCATGCGCCTCTACCCACCCGTGTGGGTCACCGCACGCATGTGTGCCGAGCCGTACCAGATCGCCGGCTTCACCATCCCCAAGGGTGCCGCGCTCAACGCTCCGCAATACGCCCTGCACCGCGACCCGCGCTGGTGGACCGACCCCGATCGCTTCGACCCCGACCGCTTCACCGACGGAGCCAAGCAGGGCCGCCCGCGCTACGCTTACTTCCCATTCGGTGGCGGCTCGCGCCAGTGCATCGCCGAGGGCCTCGCCTGGATGGAAGGCACACTCCTCCTCGCCATGCTCGCGCGCCAGTTCCGCTTCACCCCTGAACCGGGCGCACCCGAAAACATCCCCATCAGCCCCAGCATCACGCTCCGGCCCACACACGGCGTGCGGCTAAGCGTTGATCGTACTTAG
- the mutM gene encoding bifunctional DNA-formamidopyrimidine glycosylase/DNA-(apurinic or apyrimidinic site) lyase: protein MPELPEVETVANGVDARVRGQRIERVTLGSKPEPLKSPAHVIEETLTGARITRVHRVGKTVVIDVQRRDGAAAQATVHLGMTGRLLVSQAEVPMPPHTHAVLHLHDGREVRFVDPRRFGRVGVVESSEQYAGPGKEPTTIAPEEFAKLFRGRKTPIKSALLNQSLLHGVGNIYADESLFRAGIRPKRHAGRLTRAELHKLHGALQTVLQHAIELGGSSVSDYVDADGVRGFFQLEHRVYSRTGQPCRECGEPIQRIVIGGRSTHFCKKCQK from the coding sequence ATGCCTGAACTTCCTGAGGTGGAAACCGTAGCGAATGGCGTGGACGCGCGAGTGCGCGGCCAGCGCATTGAGCGGGTGACGCTGGGATCGAAGCCCGAGCCGCTGAAGTCGCCTGCGCACGTGATCGAAGAGACGCTGACCGGAGCGCGGATTACGCGGGTGCATCGCGTGGGCAAGACGGTTGTGATCGATGTGCAACGGCGTGACGGAGCGGCCGCGCAGGCGACGGTACACCTGGGGATGACCGGGCGGCTGCTGGTGTCGCAGGCCGAGGTGCCGATGCCGCCGCACACGCATGCGGTGCTGCACCTGCACGACGGGCGTGAGGTGCGCTTTGTGGACCCGCGACGCTTCGGTCGCGTTGGCGTGGTGGAGTCAAGCGAGCAGTATGCCGGTCCGGGCAAAGAGCCGACGACGATTGCGCCGGAAGAGTTTGCAAAGCTGTTTCGCGGCCGCAAGACGCCGATTAAGTCGGCCCTGCTGAACCAGTCGCTGCTGCACGGGGTGGGCAACATTTATGCCGATGAGAGCCTCTTCCGCGCGGGCATTCGACCGAAGCGGCATGCAGGGCGGCTGACGCGTGCCGAACTGCACAAGCTGCACGGCGCGCTGCAGACGGTTCTGCAACACGCGATCGAACTGGGTGGGTCGTCCGTTTCGGACTACGTGGATGCCGACGGCGTGCGCGGCTTCTTCCAACTGGAGCACCGCGTGTACAGCCGAACGGGGCAGCCCTGCCGCGAGTGTGGCGAGCCCATTCAGCGCATTGTCATCGGCGGTCGATCGACGCACTTTTGCAAGAAGTGCCAGAAGTAG
- a CDS encoding tetratricopeptide repeat protein, whose product MKLSPHRILSAVSLVLFAAAPLVAQNSSSSNAEAAAQTAPVQRRGVEAAGSAVTLETSEQMFTVAAALNTCGYDAGLAESLPVRSAVRREIADQTANVDGGLPAQRALCGYIQSHQLPGSQNLAQFVSLALFLSPDLQLSFPENEMPPDALNVVNVLPLLRTWASTIHLHAIFVQHRADYEQAVLQVHDTVTRMLLETNAYLHQPATVYDGRRFLVLLEPMLSPEAANARIYGTDYFVVLSATRPQADAKTEAMRKAGLHLEELRHIYLLYEIDPIIYARASSTARLLPILKTVQDAPIDFLYKNDVNAFLTECLIKAIEARTMDTGIEKPSRKANGKERFDPTGYNIALQDYERRAEVVRRQQVIRDMRSGWVLTQYFYDKLSTQDREGISLKESMGELVYGMDVPAEASRDKKIPFFDENSPELVGVSGSGASTTRRGKAVKPQPLTAMDQAELKLQQGDRVGAADLAEKELAAHPDSTSAMYVMARIHLMQREPQEAFDTFEKIIATGKDTRTVAWSHVYLGRMYDTALAQPDRTKATAEYKAALAMPGIQPDVQAAAEQGLKQAFAVPQRAAHPAPAQPNDDDDIDAITRKQKESYQPNQEKKPQQ is encoded by the coding sequence GTGAAGCTTTCCCCGCACCGAATCCTCTCCGCTGTCTCGCTGGTCCTGTTTGCGGCGGCGCCCCTGGTTGCGCAAAACTCGAGCTCTTCAAACGCCGAGGCCGCGGCCCAGACGGCCCCCGTACAGCGCCGCGGCGTAGAAGCCGCCGGCTCCGCCGTGACGCTGGAGACGAGCGAGCAGATGTTTACCGTAGCCGCCGCTCTGAACACCTGCGGCTACGATGCGGGCCTCGCCGAGAGCCTGCCCGTGCGGTCTGCGGTTCGCCGCGAGATTGCGGATCAGACCGCAAACGTGGACGGAGGCCTGCCCGCGCAGCGCGCACTCTGCGGCTACATCCAGTCGCACCAGCTTCCGGGCTCGCAGAACCTGGCGCAGTTCGTCTCGCTGGCACTGTTCCTCTCGCCCGACCTGCAGTTGAGCTTCCCGGAAAACGAGATGCCGCCCGACGCGCTGAACGTAGTCAACGTTCTGCCGCTGTTGCGCACCTGGGCCAGCACCATTCACCTGCACGCCATCTTTGTGCAGCACCGTGCGGACTACGAACAGGCCGTGCTCCAGGTGCACGATACCGTCACGCGCATGCTGCTGGAGACCAACGCCTACCTGCACCAGCCCGCAACGGTCTACGACGGCCGCCGGTTCCTCGTTCTGCTGGAGCCCATGCTGAGCCCCGAGGCCGCTAACGCGCGCATCTACGGCACCGACTACTTCGTCGTTCTCAGCGCCACGCGTCCGCAGGCCGACGCCAAGACCGAAGCCATGCGCAAGGCCGGCCTCCACTTGGAAGAGCTCCGCCACATCTACCTGCTTTACGAGATCGACCCGATCATCTACGCGCGCGCCTCCTCCACCGCGCGTCTGCTGCCGATCCTGAAAACGGTGCAGGACGCGCCCATCGACTTCCTCTACAAGAACGACGTCAACGCGTTCCTGACCGAGTGCCTCATCAAGGCGATTGAAGCGCGCACCATGGACACCGGCATCGAGAAGCCGTCGCGCAAGGCGAACGGCAAAGAGCGCTTCGACCCCACCGGCTACAACATCGCGCTGCAGGATTACGAGCGCCGCGCGGAAGTGGTGCGCCGCCAGCAGGTTATCCGCGACATGCGTTCCGGCTGGGTGCTCACGCAGTACTTCTATGACAAGCTCAGCACCCAGGACCGCGAAGGCATCAGCCTGAAAGAAAGCATGGGTGAGTTGGTCTACGGCATGGACGTGCCCGCCGAAGCTTCGCGCGACAAAAAGATTCCGTTCTTCGACGAGAACAGCCCCGAACTGGTCGGCGTGAGCGGTAGCGGCGCCAGCACCACAAGGCGCGGCAAAGCGGTAAAGCCACAGCCGCTGACCGCGATGGACCAGGCCGAGCTGAAGCTGCAGCAGGGCGATCGTGTCGGCGCCGCGGATCTCGCCGAAAAAGAACTCGCCGCGCATCCGGACTCGACCTCCGCCATGTACGTGATGGCGCGCATCCACCTGATGCAGCGCGAGCCGCAGGAAGCCTTCGACACGTTCGAGAAGATCATCGCAACCGGCAAGGACACGCGCACCGTCGCCTGGTCCCACGTCTACCTGGGCCGCATGTACGACACGGCGCTCGCCCAGCCCGACCGCACCAAGGCCACCGCGGAGTACAAGGCCGCGCTTGCCATGCCCGGCATCCAGCCCGATGTGCAGGCCGCGGCGGAGCAGGGATTGAAGCAGGCCTTCGCAGTCCCGCAGCGCGCAGCCCATCCCGCACCCGCGCAGCCCAACGATGACGACGACATCGACGCCATCACCCGCAAGCAGAAAGAAAGCTACCAGCCGAATCAGGAGAAAAAGCCGCAGCAGTAA
- a CDS encoding anti-sigma factor — MKLFAHLFGKRPAEPVVSIWLDETHRERVMTDDALRAVQQPVAVPDDLQLRLRLAISHERVRADRRWWGRIQHQAHLFRENTLRPFAMPSAVVAGALFTVLGLGVMLGAVTPQQAVQANDVPLVGFSAPHYLYSAAPVTRDVTSADQAPLTVEARVDSEGRVYQYRVLSGTLTPATSASLQERMLNSVFKPASFFGEPVRGTVVLTFADVEVHG; from the coding sequence ATGAAACTGTTTGCCCACCTCTTTGGAAAGCGCCCTGCCGAACCGGTCGTGTCCATCTGGCTCGACGAGACGCACCGCGAGCGCGTGATGACCGATGACGCATTGCGCGCGGTGCAGCAGCCCGTTGCCGTGCCGGATGACCTGCAACTGCGGCTCCGTTTAGCCATCTCGCATGAGCGGGTGCGCGCAGACCGCCGCTGGTGGGGGCGCATCCAGCACCAGGCACACCTGTTCCGCGAAAACACTCTGCGTCCCTTTGCCATGCCTAGTGCCGTAGTGGCCGGCGCTCTTTTCACTGTGCTCGGCCTCGGGGTAATGTTGGGTGCGGTTACGCCGCAGCAGGCGGTCCAGGCCAACGATGTTCCGCTGGTCGGTTTCTCCGCACCGCACTACCTGTACTCAGCGGCTCCCGTGACCCGCGACGTCACTTCCGCCGACCAGGCTCCCCTGACGGTGGAAGCCCGTGTGGACAGCGAAGGCCGCGTGTACCAGTACCGCGTTCTCAGCGGCACGCTCACGCCGGCGACTTCGGCCTCCTTGCAGGAACGGATGCTGAACAGTGTCTTCAAGCCCGCCAGCTTCTTCGGCGAGCCTGTTCGTGGCACGGTGGTCCTCACGTTCGCCGACGTGGAAGTGCACGGGTAA
- a CDS encoding sigma-70 family RNA polymerase sigma factor — protein MVHSADPLDTYAGAAESRHPEEAALVAALQAGSEEAFAQLIAQYSAPLYSLIARSLPNPADAPDITQDVFIKVFRSIRNFHGDCSLRTWMYRIALHESSNSKRWWSRHKRQEVTIDSDTTDASEDGWFPLRESLADTRESPFDAARRSELRAVVEGALREVPESFRTVVILREIEGMAYDEIAAILQINMGTVKSRLLRGRASLRTLLSQRLPEWGAVAGHRSGTGTVPRKVPRSESAVPAATSKRTSR, from the coding sequence CTGGTACATTCCGCCGATCCGCTCGACACCTACGCAGGTGCGGCGGAGTCGCGCCACCCGGAGGAAGCGGCCCTTGTCGCCGCTCTGCAGGCTGGTTCCGAGGAAGCCTTTGCGCAACTGATCGCACAGTACAGTGCTCCGCTCTATTCGCTGATCGCGCGTTCTCTTCCAAACCCGGCCGACGCTCCCGACATCACCCAGGACGTCTTCATCAAGGTCTTCCGCTCCATCCGCAATTTCCATGGCGATTGCAGCCTGCGCACCTGGATGTACCGCATCGCGTTGCACGAGAGCAGCAACAGCAAGCGCTGGTGGTCCCGCCACAAGCGGCAGGAAGTGACGATCGACAGCGACACCACCGACGCGTCGGAGGACGGCTGGTTCCCGCTGCGCGAAAGCCTCGCCGACACCCGCGAAAGCCCCTTCGATGCGGCACGCCGTTCCGAACTCCGCGCCGTGGTCGAGGGCGCCCTGCGCGAAGTGCCGGAAAGCTTTCGCACAGTAGTCATCCTTCGCGAGATCGAAGGCATGGCCTACGACGAAATCGCAGCCATCCTTCAGATCAACATGGGTACGGTGAAGAGCCGCCTTTTGCGTGGCCGCGCGTCTCTCCGCACCCTGCTCAGCCAGCGCCTGCCGGAGTGGGGTGCCGTCGCCGGTCACCGTTCCGGAACTGGAACGGTTCCGCGCAAGGTTCCTCGTTCCGAATCCGCAGTTCCCGCTGCAACATCGAAGAGGACGAGTCGATGA
- a CDS encoding MGMT family protein, translated as MKQRSTRTRAGGPDLHIPDQIVRERGKRLLQRDALRPNEQRDHAFRLMILSIPSGRVSTYGAVAAAAGYPRYHRAVAKLLRSEPADHLPWHRVLGAGGEIKLHDAAAEEQRARLELEGVVFRGKRVDMERYEHRLQPWQVYD; from the coding sequence ATGAAGCAGCGATCGACGCGAACTCGTGCCGGCGGACCTGACCTGCACATACCCGACCAGATCGTGCGTGAGCGCGGCAAGCGGTTGCTGCAGCGCGACGCCCTGCGACCCAACGAGCAGCGCGACCACGCCTTCCGGCTCATGATCCTGTCCATCCCCTCGGGCCGCGTGAGCACCTATGGCGCGGTTGCGGCAGCCGCCGGGTACCCGCGCTATCACCGTGCGGTCGCAAAGCTTCTGCGCTCGGAACCGGCCGATCACCTGCCGTGGCACCGTGTACTGGGAGCCGGCGGAGAGATCAAGCTGCACGATGCGGCAGCCGAAGAACAGCGGGCCCGCCTGGAACTGGAAGGCGTGGTCTTTCGCGGCAAACGAGTGGACATGGAACGCTACGAACACCGTCTGCAACCGTGGCAGGTCTACGATTAG
- a CDS encoding FUSC family protein — protein sequence MHSLLCLPAVALPLLIGVPLGYPGTAVLMAGGAQTVGFGSFQQPLYTRSGPMAIATVGIAISAMVGALCRDSTPALLAAVLVWSVVYGLSNGISSAMAWVGQQCCVFLIVSSAAASTPGTTHDLVKSAMLRGLGVLAGGALQTVCIFVGQRVWPQARTHFTKLDFDPKRLQVPFLREQLNPHSGTFVFTLRVTLTSLLATVVYRHLNFPNAYWIGMTAVLVPKPEWTLTAARSVLRTAGTLLGALISTLLVVSAHPHGLALTALVIVFLFLSYLWTNVNYGAFSVVLTGYICFLLAIVRQPAHSVLEHRMGATAAGCGIAVGVHLVVLGLRKAGHFTVDRVHTLEERFGWRSVPAEESMH from the coding sequence ATGCATTCCCTGCTCTGCCTGCCGGCGGTGGCGCTGCCGCTGCTGATCGGAGTTCCGCTGGGCTATCCCGGCACGGCGGTGCTGATGGCAGGCGGAGCCCAGACCGTGGGCTTCGGGTCGTTCCAGCAGCCGCTCTACACCCGCTCTGGTCCCATGGCGATTGCTACGGTGGGCATTGCCATCTCCGCCATGGTTGGAGCGCTTTGCCGGGACAGCACGCCGGCGCTGCTGGCTGCGGTGCTGGTGTGGAGCGTGGTCTATGGCCTGAGCAACGGCATTAGTAGCGCCATGGCGTGGGTCGGCCAGCAGTGCTGCGTATTCCTGATCGTGTCATCCGCAGCGGCCAGCACACCGGGAACGACACACGACCTGGTAAAAAGCGCGATGCTGCGCGGACTGGGTGTGCTGGCCGGTGGCGCTCTGCAGACCGTCTGCATCTTTGTGGGCCAGCGGGTGTGGCCACAGGCGCGGACGCACTTTACCAAGCTCGACTTCGATCCGAAACGACTGCAGGTGCCGTTCCTGCGCGAGCAGCTCAACCCACATTCCGGCACATTCGTGTTTACGTTGCGGGTCACGCTGACCTCGCTGCTGGCTACCGTGGTGTACCGCCACCTAAACTTTCCCAACGCCTACTGGATCGGCATGACAGCCGTGCTGGTTCCAAAGCCGGAGTGGACGCTGACCGCGGCGCGCTCGGTGCTGCGGACCGCCGGTACCCTGCTGGGCGCGCTGATCAGCACGCTGCTGGTCGTCAGCGCGCACCCGCATGGCTTGGCACTCACCGCGCTGGTGATCGTGTTCCTGTTCCTTAGCTACTTGTGGACCAACGTGAACTACGGCGCGTTCTCTGTGGTGCTCACGGGGTATATCTGCTTTCTGCTGGCGATCGTCCGGCAGCCAGCGCACAGCGTGCTGGAACACCGCATGGGAGCGACGGCCGCGGGTTGCGGCATCGCCGTGGGCGTTCACCTGGTCGTGCTGGGGCTGCGGAAGGCCGGGCACTTCACCGTGGATCGGGTCCACACCTTGGAGGAGCGCTTCGGCTGGCGCTCCGTTCCGGCCGAAGAAAGCATGCACTAG
- a CDS encoding KdsC family phosphatase translates to MSDANEMSAAERARRVKVIVFDVDGVLTDGRLFFVPTGKDSNGEPTAVEVKGFTAHDGLGIAIARAAGLKVGIITKRQSDTVAVRMRDLKVDHLYQGAHFKTEALAKIATSEAVGLEEMAYVGDDIIDLPPMRQVGFAVATWNAREQVKREAHWVTPHAGGLGAGRDVIDFILESQGRLDEAIGFYLSKENKSPDIGSGGM, encoded by the coding sequence ATGAGCGATGCAAACGAGATGTCAGCGGCAGAGCGCGCCCGGCGCGTGAAGGTGATCGTGTTCGATGTGGACGGAGTGCTGACGGACGGTCGCCTCTTCTTCGTACCCACCGGTAAGGACAGCAACGGGGAACCGACTGCGGTTGAGGTGAAGGGCTTCACCGCACACGACGGCCTCGGTATCGCCATTGCGCGCGCGGCCGGTTTGAAGGTTGGCATCATCACCAAGCGGCAGTCGGACACGGTCGCAGTACGCATGCGCGACCTGAAGGTCGACCACCTCTACCAGGGGGCGCACTTCAAGACCGAAGCGCTGGCAAAGATCGCGACGAGCGAAGCCGTCGGGCTCGAGGAGATGGCGTACGTCGGTGACGACATCATCGACCTCCCGCCCATGCGCCAGGTCGGCTTTGCCGTGGCAACGTGGAACGCACGCGAGCAGGTGAAGCGCGAGGCGCACTGGGTCACGCCGCATGCCGGCGGTCTTGGCGCCGGTCGCGACGTGATCGACTTCATCCTGGAGTCACAGGGCCGGCTCGACGAAGCCATCGGCTTTTACCTCAGCAAGGAAAACAAGAGCCCGGACATTGGCTCCGGCGGCATGTAG
- a CDS encoding YciE/YciF ferroxidase family protein — translation MKIFSANLQTLQELYNNELRKALDLEEQIVKALPTMIEKSSDTQLKQAFQSHLQESELHVDKVKQLLSQQEDSDSQTCKVIHALVTEAQDTIKDVNDPDVLDVALIGAGQQVEHHEIAVYGTLKNWAALLGRTQDAQVLESILNDEKHADKLLSQVADRVNSDAAAVAA, via the coding sequence ATGAAGATCTTTTCCGCAAACCTCCAAACGCTGCAGGAGCTGTACAACAACGAGCTTCGCAAGGCTCTCGACCTGGAAGAGCAGATTGTGAAGGCTTTGCCGACCATGATCGAGAAGTCCAGCGATACGCAGTTGAAGCAGGCCTTTCAGTCGCACCTGCAGGAGAGCGAACTGCACGTGGACAAGGTGAAACAGTTGCTGAGCCAGCAGGAAGACTCGGACAGCCAGACCTGCAAGGTGATTCACGCGCTAGTCACCGAAGCGCAGGACACCATCAAGGATGTGAACGATCCTGACGTGCTGGATGTGGCGTTGATTGGTGCCGGCCAGCAGGTGGAGCATCATGAGATCGCTGTGTACGGCACCCTGAAGAACTGGGCAGCCCTGCTGGGCCGCACGCAGGACGCGCAGGTGCTGGAGAGCATTCTGAACGACGAAAAGCACGCGGATAAGCTGCTGTCGCAGGTGGCGGACCGTGTGAACAGCGACGCCGCGGCTGTGGCAGCGTAA